The genomic interval GACTTGTAAATCGCGTCCACTTCGTCATCCCGTTTCACAACGGCGATGGCGGCGTTGGAATCCGATGTGGTGTAGGCATCCAGCACCATGCGCATCTGCTCCAGAACGATCTCGGCCATATGCTCGATGCCATGCAGCAGCTGTTTGGGAGGCGTCTTGCCGTCCATGGCGCTGATGGAGCGGGCGATATTCTTGCCAAGATCTGCAACGCGCTCCAGATCGGTCGCAATGCGCAAAGCGGCAATGATCTGACGCAGATCCTGTGCCATAGGCTGGCGCCGCGCGATGATCAGAACGGCGGTTTCTTCGATCTGCTGTTCCATCTTGTTGATGGCGCGGTCTTTGGCAGCGGTTGCCTGTGCCGCCTTCACGTCCTGACGGACCAGAGCGTTGATGGCGTCCTCGACCATGCTTTCTGCCTGGCCACCCATCTCCGCAATGCGACCGGTCAGGTTGCGCAGGTCGTCATCATATGAGCTGACTGTATGTTCGGTCATCTCGAATCTCTCCTTAAATTCGCACATTTCTCAACAGGATAAAGCTTTTTGCCTGATAGAGAAGGCGAACAAATTGCTTAGCCGAAGCGGCCGGTGATGTAGTCTTGGGTGCGCTTGTCTTTGGGATTGGTGAAGATGTGGTCGGTCGGACCTTCCTCTACCAGATTGCCCATATGGAAGAAGGCGGTGCGCTGGGACACACGGGCCGCCTGCTGCATGGAGTGTGTCACGATGACGATCGTGTAATTCTCGCGCAGCTCATCGATCAGTTCCTCAACCTTCGCCGTGGCAATCGGGTCAAGAGCCGAGCAGGGCTCGTCCATCAAAATGACTTCCGGGCTGACAGCGATGGCGCGGGCGATGCAAAGGCGCTGCTGCTGCCCACCGGAAAGACCTGTGCCCGGTTCATCAAGGCGATCCTTGATCTCTTCGAACAGACCGGCCTTCTGCAAGGAGGTGACAACCACTTCATCCATTTCTGCCTTGGTGCGGCAGAGGCCATGGATGCGTGGGCCATAGGCCACATTCTCGAAAATGCTTTTCGGGAACGGGTTCGCCTTCTGGAACACCATGCCAACACGGGCGCGCAGCTCCACGACGTCCACGTCGGCGTCATAGATATCCGTGCTGTCGAGCATGATCTTGCCGCCGACGCGGCAGATATCGATTGTGTCGTTCATCCGGTTAAGGCATCTCAGGAACGTGGATTTGCCACAGCCGGACGGCCCGATGAGCGACGTCACCTGATTTTCCTCGATTTTCAGATCTACATCAAACAGCGCCTGTTTGGCACCATAATGAACGGTCACCTTTTCACCCGACATCTTGATCGGGTTGGAGCGGATATCGCTATCCTGCTTGAGGTTTGGATTGGTATCCTGCATGGTCAAATGCTTTCTTTATCCTGTGAGCGGGGCGCCGTCTCAATGGGGCTGCCCGGCCATTCAAACCGGTGGTTCAGTGCGTCGCTGGCTTACCAGCGGCGCTCAAAGCGGCGACGCAGAAGCACCGCGGAAATATTCATCAGCGCAAGAAACGCCAGAAGGATCAGGATCGCAGCGGATGTCCGCTCCGTGAAGGCGCGTTGTGCTTCCCCCGACCACATATAGATCTGGACGGGCAGGGCCGTTGCCGGATCAAGAGGCGTTGCCGGGAAGTCCTTGATGAAGGCCACCATGCCGATCATCAGCAGAGGTGCGGTTTCACCAAGTGCCTGCGCCAGACCGATAATCGTGCCCGTCAGGATACCCGGTGTTGCCAGGGGCAGAACATGGTGGAAAATCGCCTGTGTCTTGGAAGCGCCCACACCAAGTGCCGCTTCACGAATGGAAGGCGGGACAGCCTTGAGAGCCGAACGGGTCGCAATGATGATGGTTGGCAGCGTCATGAGGGTTAGAACCAGACCGCCAACAAGCGAAGCGGACCGCGGCAGTCCGGCAAAGTTGATGAACACAGCCAGCCCCAACAGACCGAACACAATGGAAGGCACCGCAGCGAGGTTGTTGATATTCACCTCGATAAGGTCGGTCCAGCGGTTTTTCGGCGCAAATTCTTCCAGATAGATGGAAGCGGCAACACCGATTGGCAGAGCCAGAACCAGCACGATGAGCATCATGAAAATGGAGCCCATGACAGCCACGGCAATACCGGCCGATTCAGGTCTGGAGGAGGGACCATTGAAGAACAGGTTACTGTTGAATTTCTTCTCCATCGCCCCTTCTTCAACCAGCTGATCGATATAGGCGATCTGCGCATCTTTGACCAAGCGTTGCTTTTCTGGAACATCGCGTGGGATCTGGCCCTTGACAAAGCTGTCAATGTCGCCGTCTGCCAGTGCCCAATAGTCAATCCGCGTGCCGATGAGATCGGGATTTTCAACAACCAGATCGCGCAGATCGACCGATGCCCCCTTGGAAAGCAGGCTCTTTGCCACACGCTGCTGTTTGCGTGTCGCCTTGTCATTGGGGTCCAGACCAACGGCCTTGGAAACAGCCCGCTCCAGAACCTTGTTATAGCGGATAGGCATCTGGATGGTGCTGATGTCGCGGTTGCCGGACGGGTCGATCAGCTCGGCATTAAGGTAAAGATCGAGATGAATCTTTGTCTGCTGAAAGGCTGAATAGCCTTTCGTGACGATGGACAGGAACAGCATCACAAGGAACAGAATACCCAGAATGATGGCTGTGATACCCAGAGCCTGAAAGCGACGTTCTTTACTGTAGCGCTTTTTCAGTCCGAGATCGCGCTGCGTGCTCGTGGCGATGGTTTCGCCCTGTATGTTGGTTGCATCAGTCATCAGTCATACTGCTCCCGATATTTCCGCACGATGTGCAGAGCAAAGATGTTGAGCCCCAGGGTGATGACAAACAGGGTGATACCCAGCGCAAAGGCCACAAGGGTCTGCGGAGAGTTGAACTCAAGGTCACCAGTCAACTGGCTGACAATTTTTACGGTCACGGTGGTCACCGCTTCAAACGGGTTGGCTGTCAGGTTGGCCGCGATGCCTGCAGCCATGACCACGATCATCGTTTCACCAATGGCGCGGGACGCTGCGAGCAGAACGGAGCCGACGATCCCTGGCAGGGCTGCGGGCAGAATGACCTTCTTGATCGTTTCCGACTTGGTCGCACCTAGCCCCAGAGACCCATCACGCAGGGATTGCGGCACCGCCGTGATAATGTCATCGGACAGCGAAGAGATGAACGGGATCAGCATGATGCCCATGACAAAGCCTGCCGTCAGCACCGAGGTAGCTGAAATATCCAGCCCGATAGCCGCGCCAGCGTCATGAAGGAACGGGCCGACGGTTACCAGCGCAAAGAAACCATAAACAATGGTCGGGATACCGGCGAGAATTTCCAGAAGTGGCTTGGCAATGGCGCGGACCGAATTGTTGGCATATTCGGCCATATAGATGGCGGCGAACATGCCGATTGGAACCGCTACGAGCAAGGCGACAAAGGAAATATACAGTGTACCCCAGATCAACGGGATGAGACCGAAGGAGCCTTCGCCCCCGCCTTCACGACCAGCGGACGTAAAGCGGGGATCCCACTCGGTGCCAAAGAAGAAGTTGAACGGATGCACCTGACTGAAGAAGTGGATCGCTTCAAACAACATCGAAAGCACGATGCCCACGGTCGTCAGGATGGCGATGGAGGAAGCCAGCACCAGCGCGACCTTGATGTTGCTTTCAACCAGGTTGCGTGCGCGCAATCGCGGCTTGACGCGCAGATAGGAAAGGACAAACCCGAGAATGACCAGTAGGACAACCCCGGCGATCAGAACCACATTACCGGTCGCGTTGACCTCATTGAGCCGGTTGGCAGCATCCACCACAGTGCCGGGCACATCTTCAGCCAGCGCGACACCAACCGATTTGAGAGTCGGGCGCACGGCGACAAGGCCATTGTGAAGCTTGGCAGCGGTGTCCTCATCCAGAAGGCTGACACCAATCGCGACACTTTCAACAACGCTACGCATCAGGGCGCGGCGGGTGTCGAGCGTTTCATACTGCTCTTTGTCTTCGCAAATGGCCGGGGTTTGCGCATCCGCGTCCCCCTCAATCCGTGCCAGTGCGCGATCGCAGGATTGGGTGTAGCCAGTGCGCAACTCGGTGTCGATCACTGAGCTGTTATAGAATGGCTGCGCAACGAGAATGGCCACCATGTAGAAAATTGCCGGAAGTGCGGTCCATATCATCACATAGGAACCGTAATATCCGGGACGCGAATGAAGTGTAGCTATATTTCCGTTGTCACAGGAGACGGCGCGATTACGCCCCAGAACTGCACCGACCAGCGCGAAAACGATGATAGCTACCAAAAGCCATAACGGGCTCATAGCGATCTGCCCCTTGAGCGATTTCAATTATCGCATTGTAAATTTACTACGAGATTTCTCTGGCTGCCTGCATCCGACTTCATCTTGAAAAATCGGTGAGGCCGAGAAAGCCGCTCCAGACGTCTGCCCCATAATCGTGCGCCATGCCCAAGACGGAAAACGGGACTTCACTTTTTCCTTGCGGGTCAACTGACGGAAAACCAGCTGACGGAAGTCAAAAAAAACCATGCGCAGGGAAGCCCCGCGCATGGCTCTAAAGAGCAAAGCTTAAAGGGTTTTACCTTCAGCGATCGCAGCTTTGATAGCTTCGCGTTCTGCTTCCGGAGCAGGAACCAGACCATATTCAGAGGTCGGGGAGCCTTCGCCGGTCATGTCGTCGGACATGAAGAAGTCAACATACTCTTTCAGGCCAGGGATAACACCCAGGTGAGATTTCTTGACATAGAAGAACAGCGGACGAGACACAGGGTAGGTGCCGTCAGCGATCACTTCAGCATTCGGAGAAATGCCGGACATGGTAGCCACTTTCAGCTTGTCCATGTTGTTTTCATAGAAAGCAAGACCGAACACGCCGAAGCCGGTTTTGTTGCTGTCGATGCGAGCGAGGGTTTCGGTGTAATCGCCGTCGATGTCGATGGCTTTACCGTCTTTGCGAACCTTCATGCATTCTTTGCCAGCGGCTTTCTTGTCAAGGCCGGAAGCAACATACAGATCGAAGGCGCCAGCGGCTTTACAGCCAGCTTCCAGAACCTTGGTTTCGAAAACTTCACGGGTACCGTGTTTTTCGCCAGGAATGTAAGCTGCGATTTCCCAGTCAGCAAAGTTGGCGTCAACGTCAGACCATTTGGTGTTGGAGTTGTCGACCAGTTTGCCGTCTTTAACGATTTTCGGAGCCAGAGCGTTGAACCAGTGGATTGGTTCGAAAGCGAAGTCCGGGCCGTTGACGTCAGAAGCGAATACGATGCCATCGTAGCCGATTTTGACTTCCATGATTTCCTTGACGCCGTTTTCAGCGCAGGTCGCGATTTCTTTGTCTTTGATCTTACGGGAAGCGTTGGCAACGTCGATGGTGTCTTCACCAGCGCCCTGACAGAACTGTTTCAGACCAGCAGAAGAGCCACCGGATTCAACAACCGGGGTTTTGAAGTCAGGATAGTTTTCACCAAAAGCTTCAGCAACGATGGTTGCGTAAGGAAGAACGGTGGAAGAACCAGCAACCTGAACCTGGTCACGAGCCTGTGCGGCGGTACCAGCAAGAACGGCGGTGGCAGCAATAGCAGCTGCACTAGCAAAAGAAGCGAATTTCACTTGACCTCTCCATAAGTCAGTTTTTCGAGCGACGAGCCACACAATTGGCTTTCAAAGTGCGCTCACGAATATGCCGACCTTCCCGTGAAAGACTTGCGCCTTATCTGTGCAAGCATGATGACCGGGTGGCCGGGACAAGCGCGAACCTATCGTTCGTATGTGATGGGTATATGACATCTGTATTTCAGTTTTATGACAATTTAAGCAACTGAAATATATGGAGAATTTTTTGGACAATTATAAAACCGTCATAAACTGTCACAATTCGGCAGAGTCGCTTACCGGCAAGCGGACCTGAAAGGTTGCGCCTTCGCCGGGCTGACTTTCCACCAGCAGCTTGCCGCGGTGCCGCGTAAGAATATGTTTTACAATGGCTAATCCGAGTCCGGTGCCTTTCTGCTCTCTGGAAGAGGCAACATCCACGCGATAAAAGCGCTCTGTCAGGCGGGGCAAATGCTCCTGCGAGATGCCTGCTCCATAGTCCCTCACATTGAAGCAATGATAGGGCTTGCCGTCTGCAGAATCGATGACCCGACTATAACTGATATCGATCTTCTCGCCGTCCTTGCCATATTTAAGGGCGTTCTCGACCAGATTCTCGAACACCTGCACCAGTTCATCGCGATCACCGGAAACCCAGAGATCGTCATCCAGCTGATTGGTTTTGATTGCGACATCCAGATCTTGCGCCAGCGGGCTGAGGCTATCGATGACGTGACGCATGATTTTGGAGAGATCGACGCGCGTGTCCGGCAACACATGCGCGCGCATTTCGATTCTCGACAATGATAGAAGATCCGAAACCAGCCGCGACATGCGCTCGGATTGATCAAGCATGATGCGCAAAAAGCGGTCGCGTGCGACCGGATCATCCTTGGCCGGGCCCAACAGGGTTTCGATGAAGCCGATGACGGACGCCAGCGGCGTGCGCAATTCATGGCTGGCATTGGCCACGAAATCTGCGCGCATCCGGGCCATATTCTTCTGTTCTGTCTGATCATGCAGAAGCAACAGGATGAATTCGGGGCGATGCTCCCCTTCAGGGTCGGAATTCAGATGAATAGGTGTGACCCATGCCTCATAGAAGCGTTCGCTATGGCTTTTGAGGGTATAATCTACCTTTTCGATGGGGCCACCATCGAGCACATTATCCAACGCGGCCAACATGTCTGGCTGTCTGATTCTGAAGGACAGCGGGTCGCCTTCTTTTACATTGCCAAAAATGGACGAGCCTGCATGGTTGGCAAAGCGGACGATGCCGCGCCGATCCAGAATGAAGCAGGGGTCAGGCAGGGCAGAGGCCAATTTGCGCATATTGACGTCAGGCACAATCGCGCGGCGGCGGGCTTCCACCTTGGCCTTGAGGCGCGTAACCTTGCGGCGGCGTGGCAGAAACATCGTGGCCATGATCACGGCGACAAGTACCAACCCCACTTGCCACATTTCCCGCTCGTCCTGCATGGCAATCCAGCTTAGGCCAATGGCCATGACGATGAGAGACCAACGGGCACCATACAACCGGTTCAGCGGACCTCCGCCCAAAAGGCGGTCCAGATCGGCCGAAGTTCCAAGTCCTGCTTTGCGGTTGTCGCGTGCCATGTCATTTATTCCAATTCAACAATAATAAAAAAGCTGGGGCTTTGTCTCCCGATTGGCTGGCAAGCACCATGCCAAACAAAAGCAACCATTTTGCAACAACGGCCTGTAGCAAATGGTGCACAAGGACATTGGACCAAAATTTCGCCAATCTGATTGAATATGCAACAGGGCGAGAAGAAGCCCAATGAGGCTGCGTTATCTGACACAATGCTTGGTCTTGCCTGCCCATTGGTCGGAAATTTTGGAGTAATACTAGATTTTATAGAGCTTTAAAGAGAAAATGACGCTTGCTCAAGAGGATCAGAATACTGTTTGGCCTCTGGCGCCAGCGCAAACTGCTGATAAAAGTTTGTTGTTGATATCTCGCCAGAAGCCATGAATGAAGACTCTGACTGTATGTCAGAGCCCTGCTGGGGAGGCATTCGCAAGCAAAACTGATGGGTATCAGTTCAGAATTTTGGTCTGGTCTGGAATGTCGAGCGAGAAAGTGGGAATGGTGACATCAAACTTTGTCCCGTCATCCATCTCCATTTCATAATGACCAGACATGAAGCCACTTTCGCTATCAAGCGGGCAGCCCGAGGTATATTCGAAGCTGTTGCCAGCACCGATATGGGGGCGTTCACCGACCACTCCATGGCCATGAACTTCCTGTATTCTGCCCTGACCATCCACTATCCGCCAAAAGCGCGCCTGCAACTGAATGTTGGATTGGCCGTTATTGAAAATTTCAACATGATAGGTCCAAACATGTTGTCCTTTATCTGGCGTAGATTGGGCCGGCTGATATTCCGGCACAACCATGACTTGAATCGATCCGGTTGTTGCTATGTATTTCTGCACTTGGTCCTCATACTCCGGTGGAACGATGGTTCATGCTAGGCTTGGCCATCGGAATAGAATGAAGAAATCAGAGTTATGTCCCGGCAAAACTCGCGAAAAATTCATTGGAATTGTTTAGCAAAGCTTTGTCTAAAATAATATAACCTTCTTGGATTATTATAGATCAGGAAGACCAGAAATTGTATTGGTAATAATTCCATCCACAAATGGACGATTCTTTCCAATACTAATTAGGTAAATCAATATAGGTGCACCTAATCATCAAGAGAAGAAATGGAACGATCCGCATGCTGGATGCCCGGATAAAGAGAATCATAGACCCAACAATTGGTCATATTGGCAAAAAGCTGCACGATTTTGGGGTGACAGCCAACCAAATAACAACGTTCGGCCTGATTGTCGGTGGCGTCGCCAGTCTGTGTATCGCCTTTGAGTTGTATCTCTGGGGCCTGCTGCTGATCGGCCTAAGCCGGCTGATGGATGGGCTGGATGGGGCCGTAGCCCGAGCAGGGCGAAAAACCGATCTAGGTGGTTATCTCGACATTGTCTTCGATTTCATTTTCTATGGGCTCATTCCGCTGGCCTTCGCTTTCGCGCGGATAGAAAATGCTTTGCCTGCGGCAGTGCTCCTGATGGTCTTCTATGCCAATGGAGCAAGCTTTCTCGCCTTTGCCATCATGGCCGAGAAGCGCCAGATCTCAACCGACAGTCATGGCTCAAAATCGCTCTATTTTACCGGCGGTCTGGCTGAAGCGGGGGAAACATATGCGGTCTTTGCCCTGTTCTGCCTGCTGCCAGACTGGTTTGGCGTGATCGCCTACAGCTTTGCAGCCATAACCGCGATCACCACAGTTTCACGCATTCTTCTGGCCAGAGAGCTCTTTACGGATACGGATCAGCCCGATGCAAAGTCCAATGAAAGCGGCGCGCACCCTTGATCATCGCGCCGCAATCAACTGAGCCAAGGCAATCTTTGGCATCATAGGCAAAATGCCTCAAGGCAGAACCAGATGCCCGTCATCTCCAATAGGGAAGGCACCCCAGGCAACTTCCCAGAGATAGCCGTCGGGATCGGAGAAATAGCCGCTATAGCCGCCCCAGAAGGTGTCACTGGCGGACTTCCTGATCTCGGCCCCCGCTTTCTGGGCCAGCAGTAACACACTGTCTACCTCTGCTCGCTCTCGACAATTATGCGCCAGCGTGATGCCACAGGCACCTGCCTGCGGTTTAAACGTTCCGCCGGGAATCTCCTCGGCCATTTTGTCGATTGGATAAAGAGCAAACACCGTGCCCCATGTCTTGAAGAAGGCAACGCCATCGCCCGTCGCATAGCTGGTGGGCCAGCCCAGACCATCGCGATAGAAATGCACGGATTGCTCAAGATCGGTGACGCCAAAGGTGACCAGTGATAGTCGCGGTTCCATGCATATCCTCCCAATCGGGCAGAATGATCCTGCCACTATTCTGCTGCGTTACAAGCCCTAGGATAATACGCAATTGAGAAAAGCAATTTTCTCAATTTGTGAGCAGGAGCTGACACAGAGGCAAAATTTATCAAAATATGTTGGCAAGGGCGCAGGATATTCTAATTTAAAAATGAACTTTAAGATCCTCTTTCTTGCTTCAACCGCCCGAAAAAGCACAATGGCCCAACCAAAAGCGCTGAGGCCGGGGAGGCTTCTGGCTGCTTGAGACATCACGTTCAACAATTCGCAAATACAGCGATGCTGATAGGCCGAATTGGCTCACACGGAGACACTTATGAAAAAAATGCTATTCCAGGCCTTCGTTGCATTCGGGCTGTTTGTAACCCCGACCTTCGCCGCAACTTTCGGGCCTTTGGTTTCCCCACAGGATCTCAATGCTGTTGCAGATGCAGACAAACCCCTGATCATCGATATTCGCGGTAACAGCAAAGACGGCGCCAGCCTGTTTGAACAGGGCCATATCGCAGGGTCGGTCAACGCACCTTATGGTCTGTTTCGTGGCCCCAAGGAAAATCCGGGCCAGTTGGTAACTGAAGAACATTTGGAAAAAGTGCTCGGCGACATCGGAGCAGAAAAAGACCGCGCCACGGTCATTGCCTATCAGGGGGCCAATATCTCTGATTTTGGTTCGGCAGCCCGCGTCTACTGGACGCTGAAATCGGCAGGCTTTACCGATATTGCCATTCTCAATGGCGGACTGAACAATTGGGAACAGCAGGGCTTTTCCTTTGAAGCTGGCGCAGTATCTCCCCAGAAAACCACCATTGATGTGAGCTTCTCTGATGAATGGCGTGCCTCCCGCGAAGAAATCCTGAAGATCGTCAATGGTGAAGAGAAGGCCCGCCTGATCGACGCCCGTCCGGAAGAATTCTGGAAAGGCGAGAAGAAGCATCCTGCTGCGGCCAAGCCTGGCACATTGCCTCAGTCTGAATATTTCGTGCATTCAAACTGGTTCGATAACAAGCCGGTCATCGCTGATGCGGCCAAGGTCAAGCAATTGGCCAATGAAGCTGGCTTCAAGGGTGGCGAAGAGCTTGTAAGCTTCTGCAACACCGGTCATTGGGCCGCAACCAACTGGTTCGCGCTTTCCGAACTGGCCGAGCTGGACAATGTGAAGCTCTATCCTGAATCTGTGGTGGGCTATTCCAACGCAGGCTATGATCTGGCCAACACGCCCGGTCTTGTTCAGACCCTCATCAAACAGGTAACCGGCGGCTAATCCAGTGACTGATATCAGTGCATCTATTGAGACCCCTTCCAAGGGGTCTCGTCTGTTTACAAGGGCCGCTCTTATAGTTGTTGCTCTTGCTGCGCTTCTGACCCTGATTGCCGCTGCAGGCGTCCGCTACGGGCTGCTGCTGGCCATCGGCATCGGGCTTGGCCTGACGCTCGAGGGCTTGCGGTTCGGCTTTGCCGGACCATGGCGGGCGATGATCCTGCGGCGTGAACCGGCGGGCCTTCTTGCCCAGCTTATTGCCATTGCTCTGGTGGCTGTGGTCGCGTTTCCGCTGCTCTCGGGAGATCATCCCGAATTGATCGGCGCTCATGCCGCCATTGGCTGGGCCATGGTCGGGGGCGCTTTTGTCTTTGGAGCGGCCATGCAGCTTGTGCTTGGCTGTGGCTCGGGGACGCTGGTCAATGCGGGCAGTGGCAATCCGGTGAGCGTGGTTGCGCTTCCCTTCTTCATCATCGGAGCCTTTGCCGGATCTTATCATCTGCTCTGGTGGACGGAACTGGGGCAGCTGCCACTGGTCGCTCTGCAAGGCACAAGCGGTCTGGGTATTACTCTGCTGGGATTGCTGATCGTGGGAGGCGTGGCTCTGGCCATTGCGCCAAAGCACGCGCGCAAGGTGCCACGCCGATTGCTCATTGCTGCGTTTTTGCTCGCGGCACTGGCTGTCGCCAACTTTGTCGTGGCGGGTCAGCCCTGGGGTGTCGTCTATGGCCTCGGGCTTTGGGGGGCAAAAGTCACCAGCGCGCTGGGGGCCGATCTGTCTGCCTCTCCCTATTGGGCAAGTGCTGCTCATCAGGAGCGTCTCGTGGCCAGCCTTCTGACCGACTACACATCGCTGACCAACCTCGGGATCATTCTGGGCGCCTTCATCGTGGCGGTCTGGCGGTCCGGCCTCTCGGCGAAACTGCCCTCCCTGCCTGCAAAGGCATGGATTGCCGCCATCGTGGCGGGGTTCCTGTTGGGCTATTCGTCCCGTTTGGCGCTCGGCTGTAATGTCGGCGCCTTCTTCTCGGGCATCTCGACAGGCAGCCTGCATGGCTGGGCCTGGTTCGTGGCCGCCTTTGCCGGTTCGTGGGTTGGCATCCGCTTGCGCAAGCCGCTGGGACTGGAGGGGTAGAAACATGACTGGATTTTTCACAAGTCGGGCGCTGCCCGCATCAGCAACCCTGTTGGCACTTGGCGTGCTTCTGGCCTTCGATCTTCAAACAAGCCAGCCGCTCAATCCCTATACGGCGCCCGCAGCCATCATGCTGGGCTCGGATGAAGCGGCCAGCGGGGCCTTTTGTGCGCTGGTCCCGCCCAAGAAATGAGCTTTTAGGGCTAGTCAGTAGCAAATATGGTCCGGGCGGGTTTCTTGTCCGGACTTTTTATATCAAAGATCCGTTGAAGGGATCAGGCAGGCTTGCGCCCCTTGGAATAGCGCCCAATCTGCTCTTCAGAGAGGCGCACCGTGCGTTTCGTTTCCTGACTGATCGGGCACCATAATGTTCTGACGCTGGCCATAATGCGGTTGTCGCTCAAGCGGATAATCTCGGTGAAGCGTTCGCATTTATGGTGCTCATAATAGCCAACCCATGTGCGGGCAACCAGCTTGTCACCTTCAAAAGCAGGGCGCTTGTAGTCTATTTCGTGGCGGGTAATGAGCCAGACCATCGCTGCGTGATCATCTTCATGGGCAACAGCATCCCAATGCTCTGTCGCCGCTTCCTGAACCCAGCGCAAATAGATGGTGTTATTGACATGTCCCATCATGTCGATATCGGAAGGCAGAACCTCGATCGGCATGTCATAAGGAATGGTGGGGTCTTTTTTTGAGGAAGTATTCTGGGACATCTATCTTTGCCTTTTGGACGTGATGCGGCCAGTCTATTCGAGGAAAGGGGGCAGCTTCAAGGCAATCGGCAACGCAAAAGGGGCGCTTCTGGAAAAGCGCCCCTGAAACTGGTGAATAGCTCTGTTGGATGAGGATCAGAGGCTGGCAAGTGCCTGCTCGAAATCTTCCCAAAGATCTTCTACATCTTCAAGACCAACCGAGAAACGCAACGTGCCCTGGCCGATACCAGCCGCAGCCAGTTGATCATCGGTGAGGCGCTGATGTGTGGTGGTGGCCGGATGGGTGATCAGGCTTTTGGCGTCGCCCAGATTGTTGGAAATCTTGATGACCTTGAGGGCATTTTCCAGCTCAAAGGCCTTTTCCTTGCCGCCAGCCACGTTGAGCGCAATCATGGTGGAGCCGCCGCGCATCTGCTTCTTGCAGACGTCAGCCTGCGGATGATCCTCACGACCGGGATAGAAAATGCGCTCGATGGCTTTGTGCTCTGCCAGACGGTCGGCAAGGATGCCCGCGCTCAGGGTCTGTTCCTTCACACGCAGAGGGAAGGTTTCCAGCCCCTTGAGCATGACCCATGCATTGAACGGAGACAGCGACGGGCCGGTATGGCGATGGATATCCTTGAATTCTTCTTCCAGAAACTGTTCGGTCGACAATACGACACCGCCCAGACATCGGCCCTGACCATCAATATGCTTGGTCGCAGAATAGATGACCACATCAGCGCCCAGCGCCAGCGGGCTTTGCCACATGGCCGTTGCAAACACGTTATCGACAACCAGCTTTGCACCAGCTTCATGCGCAATTTCGGCGACGCCAGCAATGTCGATGACGGACAGAACCGGGTTGGTCGGGCTTTCTAGGAAGCAGGCGCGGGTGTTTGGCCGCATCGCTGCTTTCCATTCTTCCAGATTGGTGCCGTCGACCAAGGTGCATTCAACGCCGAAGCGGGGCAGCAACTCCGAAACGATATATAGACAGGAGCCGAACAGGGCACTGGCAGCCACCACATGATCTCCGGCCTTCACGCAAGAAAGCATGGCCGATGAAACTGCCGCCATGCCGGAGGCCGTGCCGCGTGCGCCTTCAGCGCCCTCGAGCAGTGCCATACGGTTTTCGAACATGGAGATGGTCGGGTTGGCATAACGAGAATAGACATAGCCCGGTTCCTCGCCAGTGAAGCGGGCCTCCTGAGCTTCCGCGCTGTCATAGACGTAACCCTGCGTCATGAAAAGCGCTTCGGATGTTTCCCCCCACTGCGAACGCATCACGCCTCCATGG from uncultured Cohaesibacter sp. carries:
- a CDS encoding O-succinylhomoserine sulfhydrylase, whose protein sequence is MSETKKTETGYRPATEMVHGGVMRSQWGETSEALFMTQGYVYDSAEAQEARFTGEEPGYVYSRYANPTISMFENRMALLEGAEGARGTASGMAAVSSAMLSCVKAGDHVVAASALFGSCLYIVSELLPRFGVECTLVDGTNLEEWKAAMRPNTRACFLESPTNPVLSVIDIAGVAEIAHEAGAKLVVDNVFATAMWQSPLALGADVVIYSATKHIDGQGRCLGGVVLSTEQFLEEEFKDIHRHTGPSLSPFNAWVMLKGLETFPLRVKEQTLSAGILADRLAEHKAIERIFYPGREDHPQADVCKKQMRGGSTMIALNVAGGKEKAFELENALKVIKISNNLGDAKSLITHPATTTHQRLTDDQLAAAGIGQGTLRFSVGLEDVEDLWEDFEQALASL